From the genome of Bos indicus x Bos taurus breed Angus x Brahman F1 hybrid chromosome 19, Bos_hybrid_MaternalHap_v2.0, whole genome shotgun sequence:
GGCCCAGGCTGGTGGCAAGAGTGAGCACAGACCGATGGCAATACAACCGGTAGGGGGCCCCAGCCTTGCCACAATTAGGGGCTGGGGAGGCTGCTTatctgggagctggagtttcCTCTTGAAACCTGCACAGAGCTAGGCTGGCGGGGCTGAACCACATGGACCCAGCCGGCTCCTGCTGCCCGGGGGACCTTGGGGCAGTGCGCTACAAGCAGAGCCTGGGCCAGCACACTTGGGGGCCCAGCCCTCGCCAGGCCATACCTGGGCCTGACCCTCCCTGGTCGGAGGTCCTGGGCCTTGAGAGACCAACTCCTGCCCTGGCCACACCAAGAAACCCAAGTTGACTTCACCTGGGCTTCTTTCTTAATCACCTTAACAGTGAACACAATTGTTAAGCCTTCTCCCCtaaccctgccctcctcccctcccccacaccacaATCCAATTATGTTCTGAGCACAAGAATCCTTTATAAAAATGAGCCCCCAGACTGCTCTTGAAGGATGTGCCCACAAAAAACAGTCTGTGTAATGGATGGTCAGTGCATTTTATTTAATCAGCacagtacaaaaataaataaaaataaggggAGGGGAATTAAATTACAGCCAAACTGAGCTTCATGACCTTGTCAGATTATAAACCACACATACTTACAAACACGCTACGCATACATACAAAAATGagacaaatataaattaatattaacaATACCCACAGTTTGGTCAAAGAATAGCTACAGAAGAAATTGCACTAAAAACCAACATACATCACACGTGTGTAATTAGCAGTTTCAAATATACAGCTAAGAATAGttccaagtggaaaaaaaaatggcacatTTCCTTTTCATTGCAAGTTTAACAACTGCTAGAACAAAACTAAGTTCTAATAACTGCATGGAAAGAATATATCAACCCTTCAGGTTTtacaagaaaaaagaggaaaaccaaaTCCTGAACTATTATTCCTGTGACTTGTTCTGTGCACGGGTGTAATTTTCACAGCCATCTGTTCtaagattatttttcttaagaCACAAAATGCTCCTGGTTTGCATGCACAATATCACTGTAAAAGCAACAATTAAAGAATAAagggtggggttttttttgtagattagtttttctttttttttttaattgttctaaAAGTAGTCTTCATAGCAGCATGTCAAATGGGTTCATTGCTTGCACACTCAAGTATATCGGTTTCTTTACACAATACTGATGACCAGTGCAAGAGGAGGAGACCTCGCCAGGCTTCatatggatggaactagagactTCTTTCTTTAGTCCCCAACCATTCCTGAAATTTGCACCGcctccataaattaaaaaaataaatatggagagagagaaggaaacacaCACGACTGGAATCTCGCGGGTGCGCGTTCTCGCCGTTTCAGGCCCAGCAAGGCCCACGAAGGAGCGACTCCAGACCCCGGTCCCGGCTGCTGACACTTGGCCCCGGGacgccacccctcccccaccctcgtGTGCTGCCGGGgaccccgccgcccccgccggccGCCTACCTCGGGTCACACACGGCAGCAGAATCTGCACAGACAGGCTGTGTGACAACTCCCGCGGAGGAGAGGCTCTGCACGCGAGGTCCCCGCCGGCAGCCACGGGTTCCTTCCAGCCCCGCGGCAGGTAAATCTGGCCGGCGGTCCTGGGAGCGGCTGGGCGTGGGCCTCAGGGCGCAGCTGAGGCCCGTGCTCCCAGCTTGGGGCAGGCCCTCATTCTCGCGAGCACCACGGGGCCGCAGGCTCGACGCCGGGCCTGTTAAATCGGGAGCTCAGTTTCacagctttctcttttttatgtgAATTTCAGTAGTGCTTGTGCTGAAATGGCAGCCACCTGGAAGCTAATCCTATGTAAAACGGCCCCCCgcctccctcacccccagcctcCCCTTCCAGCTCCCCTTGGGGTTTGAGACTGGAAGAGAGAATTCTCTGTGGGCCTTCACATCAGTCTTTGTTCCCCAAAGCCAGAGGGATCACGGAAGGCTGGCTCCCTTCTCTGGGTCCTCTCCCAAGCCCCCAGCCACCGATCTGGgagaatcagaaagaaaattaagtgacacatcatgggttttttttttttttacagccacTAAGGTTGAAGGTGGAGACCCAAACCAGCAGCTGCAAATGATCAGCGGGAGAATCAGCAGGCAGTCAGGAGTTCGGCTCCTGGCTCATAATTGTCTCCAAGATCCAGCCGTCTCCCTGGGCCTTTCGGGACAAGGCTTCGTCTTCAGAAGAGACTCAACTGTTTGGAAACAGCTTTACATCAacagggggtgaggggaggggcgcATCATTACCACATCACCCTGGTCCCTGATATCACCCCCGCCCCAATCCCTGCAGCTCCGCAGGGCAAATGTCATGGGCACTGGCTCAGTCCCAGGCATGGCAGCCCCACCTGCCCGGGAGGCAGGCTGTTGACAATGGGCACCTGCAGCTGCCCTGGCCTTCGCCACGGGGTGACTAAGCTGCATGattcaaatgaaaaattcaccCAAGAAAGGAGTTGTCCCTGGCGTCACCCCACCCCTTGGGAGCCGGGACCCAAAATGAAAGAACTTAGTGAGTCAAACCAGCTCATTAACCAACACTACCaacagggctgggggtgggggacgaAGGAGGGGAggttgctggggggtgggggcggttcCATGTCTCCATGAAAGGAAAGCCCTTctccctaaaaaagaaaaaagagcaaaccAGGGTCGTGCATGGCCAAATTAGAGGACATGATCTTCGCACCAGGCCGGCTTCCCCTCGATTGAAGAGGCTGTCCCAGGGCCACGGGCGTTTGGCCTCCTAAGCCCACGTGCGGCGCAGTCCAGGTGGCCGGCTTCAGGAGCCTCTGGGAGAACAGACGACCCAGAACAGGAGCCAGCAAAGGGCCTCCAACCAGAAACTCCAGTTCCTCCCTGGGCTGCCTGGCTGTGGGCCGCCTTCCCTGCCTTGGTCCAGCAAGGGCGCAGGCGGCAGAAGCCAGTCAGTCCTTTCAATTCCCCAGAGTGAGACGTTGGGGGCCAGGGTGGCTCTGAATAcatcttctgaatgttgcacAAGGTTCAGGAGTTCAGAAGCGCCCAGAGTTCTTGGCAGGGTGGAGGAAAACCCCAaggaggggaggtgggaagggagaggCCCTTGGTGGCTTTGCTAAACACATACTGTACACAAAATCtgatttaagaataaatttttaaaaatgaattgaatCCTTGAGCCATGATGCAGGCTGGCGGGCTCACCGGTCCAGCCCGAGGAGGAGCCGCTTCTTGTCCTCCTGGCCGCTCTCGTTCTTCAGGTCGGAGAACACCTGCGTGAAGTAGTGGGGGTCGGCGTTGATCTGCAGCATCTTGGAGCTCATGAGGTTGATGACGGAGAGACAGCGGTCCCAAAAGGCCTCCTTGCAGCTCTCCACCAGGAAGGGCTTGAGCGGGTAGGAGATCTCGTTGCCCATGTAGGAGTAGGAGAGGTACAGGCAGGTCAGCAGGACTGCCTGGAGCTCGTGGTCGGAACCCACCTCGGAGGAGATGACATCCCGGCAGAGCATGTAGAGGAAGACCACGTTGGCCGGCGTGATGAAGCCCTGGTCCTGCCAGCCCTGCAGCAGCAGCGAGCGGTCCACGCTGCGCAGCCAGAGCACAGGGTCCGTGGGGGACAGGTGCTTCAGGCGGTAGCACCGGCGACAGAGGAACTCGCCCAGGCAGCGCAGCAGCTCGCTGGTGGACGCCTGGACGATGACCCGTTTGGGCGTCCCTGCGGAGCTGACGGCAGGGTGCGGGGCCTTCTTGACGGACGAGGAGACCCCGGTCTGCGAACCCGAGAGCTGGCTGGCAGGGGGGGCGGGCGGCTGGGCCGGCGGGGGCTGGGCGAACGTGGACAGGTTGGCGCACGACAGCGACTTCTTCAGGTTCTCATTGTTGAGGTGCGTGATGTTGTTCTGATAGCTGCTGTTGGGCTGCACCTTCTTGGAGTTCTTCTTCTTGGCCGACACGGCCACGATCCTCTTCCACGGCAGCACGGAGATGATGGAGTGCCGCTTCAGGTTCTTGTCCTTGGCGTTCTTGCTGTTCTGCACGGCCGTGTAGTGGCCCACCGTGGCCGCGCCATCCTCAAACAGCGTGGCCTTCCGGTAGCTGGGGGACAGGGACAGCACCGTGCCCATGGTGCCGCTGCGCGCCGGGCGGGGACCCGCGCCCCTGCGCGCCCAGCCTGCCGGCTGGAGGAAAGAAGCTCACCGAGCCGCGGCGGCCAGGGGGAGGCGGGGGCGCTCCCGAGGTCGCGTGCCGCCCCTCCGGATCTGTGGGGGCAAAACAAGATGGTTCTCAGCATCAGGCGGGGCTCGCGCCGCGCTCCTCCGCCCCGGCCTtggcggccccggccccggccccgcgccCGGGGCCTTCCCTAGTTGACACGGCCCCGCCCGCGTCCCCGCGCCGCAACCCCGGCCTCTCCACTGCGGCACCGAGACCCGCTCCCGCCGCGGTCCGGATGGCAGCGCGGGGGCGCGGGAGCCGGCGGAGGCGGCCGGGGACCCCGCCTCGACACTGCGCGCGGCCGCGGCCCCGGTCCCCCGGGGACAGCGGGCTGCCCGAGGGGCAGGCTTACCGAGCAGGTGGCTCCGGCGCTCCGCACCTTCCGCAATGCGCGCCGCGGCTCAGCGCCGCGGTCCCGGGGCTCGGCGGGGCTcgcgcgcggcggcggcggctcgggAGCTTCTGTCCAAGGTTCTGCAGgcgccgcggccccgccccccgcTCGGCCGccttcgccgccgccgccgccgccgccgcgcccgcGCCCGCCCCGGCGCGCACCTCAGCGGCCTCCCTCtcgggcgcgcgcgcgcgcggccCACGCGCCGGCCGGGCCTGGTCTCACCCGGGAGCTGGGGCCGCCGCCGTGCTCAGCACGAGCGGCGCGCGGTGCGGGCAGCGACGCGGCCGCGAGCTCCGGGCTCCTCTCTACTCGCCGCGCCCCATCCAGGACCCAGACTCCGGCAGCGGGGACTCGCGGCACCTCCCCGTCCCGCCCCGCGGAGCCGCCCCCTCCCCGCACTGCTCACCGCCCGCTCGGCGCTGCCGCGCCAGCAGCAGCCCGGCCGCGTGAGACTCGCGAACGCACCGCGCAGCTGAGCTTGGGCGGGTAGGGAGCTCCGGACGGGGAGGGCTGGGGCGGGGCCGGGGAGCGACCCCGCCCGCCGCCCCGCCCAGACACGTGCTGCCTTTGTTCCCGCCGCGGCGTCCGCAGCTGCCGGCGGCGGGGGCACCCTCGGCCGCGTCCGCGCCCCGGCCGCCCGAGAAGCAGTCCACGGAGGCTGGGACCCGAGTAGCCTCCTTCCATTTAATGCCCGAGATCCCGGGGACAGAAGCTAGGGCGCTCAGGGAGCAAGGGCGGAGAGGGGGGAGGCCTCAGTGCCACGCGCATCCGGAGGGGACTGTCCCATGAATTCAGAGTGCTTTTCCCTCCGAGACCTCTGTTGTCCCATCCGGGTCAATGCCCACCAACCAGGTAAGTCTCAGAAATACAGGCCAGAGGCGTAGGCTGCTCTGGGCCGTTCCACGGAGCTACTCGCCTTCCCACACTACACCTGGACAGGGCCCTGAGGCTCCTGGCTCGGTCACTGCCCCCGAGACGGATGAATACTGAGCCCATCCTTAATGTGACCTCAGAATTTCCACAGGCCCTCTTTATCTGTTATAGTACAACTGAAGCACTTGCTTCAACCAGCCTCTGATCTGCCGACTTTATTTTTCATGCTAAGCGGGTATAATTTGAAGACTCGGTGCTCCTAAAATTATTAAATTCTGAGTCAAATTCTGGTTCTGTTAAGaacttttcttttcacaaagaACAAGAATCCTTCACAACGGCTCTACTTGTTATTCTTTTAGTTTGGTTCTAGAGATGGGGGACTCAGATTTGACCACTAACctgggaaagaggagagagagacttAAACCATGTCCTGTTTCCAATTACCACTCTGGACTTGGTAAGGAGGAAGTGGCAGTCCAGAGAATACCCAATCCCCTGATGCCCAGACCACTCCAGCAACCTGTGTCAGCTCTGCCTACTGCCCTGAGCAGTATTAAAATCTGGTGTCACAACAATGCTACATCATCAGAAAGTACTAGAATTTGCTAAAGTACTACCCAGAGGTTTCTCTGTCAGTAATGGCCTGGGTGGCCATATAGTGGAAATGCAGTGCTCGGTACTCAGGCTACTTCTTGTGGCGCTCTTTAGAAACATCCACAGCAGCTGTCATTTTAACTTAGAAGGTAAAGGCTGGCCCTTAGCTTGGTGTGCCCCTCCCTCTGAATGCTCAAGGAACAGCCCCTACCTGCTTTTCTAATGGAGCTGTGCTCTGTAGAAGGAGCTAGCATCAGTCTCCTCCGGGTCCCTGGCCCAGTGACTTCGTAAGGCAAAGCTGGACCCCAGCCTTTTTTCATTCTGCCCCTAGTGGAGGCCCCGCTCCTGACTTGGCCTGTGACCACATTGCTTTTCCTGTGTCCCCTTCAGATTATGGATGGTTAAGCAGGGAATAAATGCTTTCCACTTTCCCAAATATGCTTAGATTTCTAAGCCTATAATCTACCCCTTATAACTATCTGGACCCAGCCTGCTACCGGTACCTGCAGATTTCAGTTCTAACTATTCTCAGCTCATGGTGGGCAGTTCCACTTGACTCCATCCTACTTCCCAAACCATGATGGAAGCTCGCGTTGGCCTGGGCCTTTCCCAGCCTGGCCACTCTCATGTCCCCTCTTGCCTTTGTCCAGTCAGCCCTCACCTACTACCTTCAGAAAGAGCTCTTGGCAGAACTATCCCAACCTCCTCACACTTGTCAGAGGTGAAGTCACGTGTGCAGCAGGGCATGAACGGGATGGTGCTGCCAGCATACTGGCTGTTGTGACCGAGGAACCCTAGACGCTGTCCACGCGTGTCATGCCCGCTCTGTTTTGAGGAGCCACACCACTCTGCTCACCCAGCCCACCACCACCCTCCTCAAGCTCCCATCACTGCTCCAAATGCGAAGCAAGGAAGAGCAACCATCTGCCCACAACGGCAGAATCAAGGACCCAGGAGGCAGACCCAGATGAATGATGCACA
Proteins encoded in this window:
- the CDK5R1 gene encoding cyclin-dependent kinase 5 activator 1, whose amino-acid sequence is MGTVLSLSPSYRKATLFEDGAATVGHYTAVQNSKNAKDKNLKRHSIISVLPWKRIVAVSAKKKNSKKVQPNSSYQNNITHLNNENLKKSLSCANLSTFAQPPPAQPPAPPASQLSGSQTGVSSSVKKAPHPAVSSAGTPKRVIVQASTSELLRCLGEFLCRRCYRLKHLSPTDPVLWLRSVDRSLLLQGWQDQGFITPANVVFLYMLCRDVISSEVGSDHELQAVLLTCLYLSYSYMGNEISYPLKPFLVESCKEAFWDRCLSVINLMSSKMLQINADPHYFTQVFSDLKNESGQEDKKRLLLGLDR